The Fundidesulfovibrio putealis DSM 16056 region CCTTCCAGCCGCAAAATCGCCCAGGCCCTGATTGATGATGTCGCTTTCCGCTGGCTGGCCGCTGGCAACCGCCCCGATTTCAGGACCATTGCCACTTTCCGCCGCCAGCACCTCAAATGCCTCAAACCACTGTTTTTGCAGGTTCTCCTTCTTTGCAAACAAGCTGGCTTGGTCAAGGTCGGAATCGTGGCTTTGGACGGAACCAAGGTCGCGGCCAATGCCGCTCTGGACAGGAACCGGACCTGGGAAAAGCTCACGGCCAAGGAGCAGGCCTTGCTCGCCGAGGTGGAATCGATGCTCAAGCGGGCTGAATCCACCGACAGAGACGAGGATGCCCGTTTCGGCGACGACTCCGGTGACGGCCTGCCGAAGGTGTCCACCGCACATGAGCGGCTGGCCCTGATCCGGCGAGCCAAAGCGGAGCTTGAGGCCCAGGCCAGGGAGGCCGCCAGGGAACAGGAAGACGCCCTCAAGGAACGGGAGCGGGAAGAGAAGGAATCCGGCAAAAGCAAGCGTGGCCGCAAGCCGAAGCCGGTCAGCGCGGAGGTCGAAGCGGAGGCCAAAGCCAACCTGACGGACCCGGAAAGCCGGATCATGAAGACCCGCAAAGGGTACGTCCAGGGGTACAACGCGCAGGCGACCGTGAGCGAGGATCAGATAATAGTTGCGTGCGACGTGGTGCAAGACTGCAATGATTTTGCGCAATTGAAGCCAATGGTGGAACTGGCCGAGGCCAACCTGTACGAGATCGGCGAAGAACCCGGAAAGCTGCTGGCGGATGCGGGCTATTGCAGCGAAAACAACCTGGAATACATGGCCCGGCCCGGCGCTCCTGACCCCTATGTGGCCGTGAAGAAGGACCATAAACAGCGCGGGGACGACGAATCCGCGCCCAGAGGGCGGATGCCGAAGAACCTGACCCAGCGGCAACGGATGGAGCGCAAGCTCAGGACCAAGGCAGGGAAAGCCCTCTACAAACTGCGCGGTCAGATCGT contains the following coding sequences:
- a CDS encoding IS1182 family transposase, yielding MPYNFRKFDPHQLLLLPPNLDDWLPQQHLARFLADVVSNLDLKPLLRRYRPSGQGGAAFSPEMMLRVLLYAYCVGVPSSRKIAQALIDDVAFRWLAAGNRPDFRTIATFRRQHLKCLKPLFLQVLLLCKQAGLVKVGIVALDGTKVAANAALDRNRTWEKLTAKEQALLAEVESMLKRAESTDRDEDARFGDDSGDGLPKVSTAHERLALIRRAKAELEAQAREAAREQEDALKEREREEKESGKSKRGRKPKPVSAEVEAEAKANLTDPESRIMKTRKGYVQGYNAQATVSEDQIIVACDVVQDCNDFAQLKPMVELAEANLYEIGEEPGKLLADAGYCSENNLEYMARPGAPDPYVAVKKDHKQRGDDESAPRGRMPKNLTQRQRMERKLRTKAGKALYKLRGQIVEAVFGQIKDCRKLTRFLLRGLDKVKGEFELWSLTHNLLKLYRHGATSG